The genomic stretch ACAGTAAAACCGCGAAGATTCTTCTTAGGTATGATGCTTATTTGGACATCTTGGAAGAATACCTAAACCTAGAAGAATTCAGGAACCTGTCACTACTGACAATTTCCTCAAAGAGAGTGACGATCACTTCTTTTTTGAATTATCTTGGTGACAACAAAGTAATGGATTTTCATCATTGCTTACAGAAAAACGTGACTGGCTATTTATCGTCAATTGCTAACTTATCTTCATCCACCATTAGTGGACGTACATTTACTCTGCGCCATTTTTTTAATTACCTCAGCCGCAGAAACCTCACTCTGTTTTCAGGATATGAGCTTTTCCCGGTTATCTTTACAAACAAACGGGAACGTATACTTTCCTTTTATTCCATTGAGGAAGTCAGACGAATCATATCTGCTATAGACAGAGGTACCCCCTATGGAAAAAGGGACTTTATCGTACTCCTACTAGCTGCGGAACTTGGTATGCGCTCCGGTGACATCATCCGGTTAAAAACATCGGATATCCATTGGGATCATGACACGATTGAGTTTGTTCAGTATAAGACTAAAACTTTTAATCAACTCCCCTTAATGGAAAATATAAAGTATGCATTGATCGATTATCTAAAAAACGGGCGTCCGGAAAGTGACTCAGGGTACATCTTTATCGGCACAAAGAATGGCAAAAAGCCGTTAACTAATACCTGTATACACCAGATAGTTTCTAAATACTTTCGAAAGGCAAACGTTGATACATCGGAACGTAAACATGGGCCACATGCCATGCGGCATTCTCTAGCAAGCAACATGCTCCATAACAATACCCCTATGCATGTAATCAAGGAGGTATTGGGACATTCAAGCATCAATACGACCAGAATTTATCTTAATATCGATGTAGACTCCCTTAGAGAATTAGCTTTGGAGGTGCCATATGAAACAGTATGAAACCTTCGATTTCCCCGTGACTTACCGTGACATTGCGATGGATTATATAGATTATAAACACTCCCTCGGATTTAACTATTCTTATATCGAACAGACAAAAGTAAATAGTATGCTTAATTTTATATACGCTAATTCGAAATCCGATCCTATACTAGCTTTATTGCCAGAACTAGTTAATGCGTATGCATCGAGAAAGGGCACTGAAAGTGTCCAGAGCCTTCACGCTAGGCAATCTCATATAAGACAGTTTGCCCTTTTCTTAAACCTTAGAGGCATTCCAGCTTATGTTTACCCTAAAAAACTGGTTAAAACTACCGAGGTCTTTGTTCCGTATATCTTTACCAGCCAAGAAATCAGAAGAATTCTTCAGGAAGCAGATACAATCGGGCCAAACAAGAATAAGTTTGTAAATACCCCTTATATATATCCTGCGGTAATCCGTGTGCTTTATGGATGTGGATTACGAGTAAGCGAAGCCCTTGCCCTTAAGCGCGAACATGTCGATTTAGATAATGGAGTTCTTGTCGTTATGAACGGCAAAAATAATGTATCCCGCCTGATTCCGGTATCCGAATCATTACGACAGTATTTATCCTTATATGACTTAAAGGTTGAAAGGGCAGGAAATCCATATTTTTTCCCTGCGCTTCACAATGAAAGATACTCTCCAACAACCATACGAAATCAGTTTATAAGGCTACAGAAAAAAGTCGGTATAGCTCAATTAAGTAATGGAAAGTACCCACGCGTACATGACCTAAGACATACTTTCAGTGTCCATGCTTTAGAACAGATGATTCACAAAGGAATAGATCCTTACTGCTCACTTCCCATACTTAGTACCTATCTAGGACACAAGGGTATCGAATCAACAGAAAAGTACCTCCGACTGACAAAACAATATTTTGTCGACATTCTGCAGTTCAGTAGCGAAGATGCTGAAAAGATTTTTCCGGAGGTGTGACTATGCAGAGAAAGGAATTGTCCTATTATATAACCATCTTCTTTACAGAATACCTTGGTAATGAGGCAGGGTTGTCAATCAATACCGTGAAGTCATACCGGGATACATTTATACTGTTCTTTAAATACCTTGATGAGACTAAAATTTGTAAGATTAGCAAACTAAGAATGGATACGCTGAATGCAGACAATGTAATCGGATTTCTAGATTGGCTGGAACAGTCAAGAGGCTGCAGCATCAGTTCAAGAAATCTGCGGCTTGCAGCAATAAAAGCATTTTGTAATTATGTAGTACGCAAAAGTCCAGAGGAGAGTGGTCTGTGTCAAGGTGTTTTAAGCATCCGTGTTAAAAAAGCTCCTCAGAAATCGGTTGAATATCTAATTGTAGAAGCTGTGGAATATCTTCTGAAAATGCCTGACAGTCACTCAACGCGAGGTCTCCGTGACCTTGCAATAATTGCTTTACTGTATGAATCTGGCTGCAGGGTTCAGGAAATCATTGATTTGAAAGTTGGGGACATTGCCTTCCGGAGCCCGAACACGGTTAAGCTTACCGGAAAAGGGAACAAGGCAAGAGTAGTACCCTTAAGTAGCAATGTTGCAGACATAATTAAAGCTTATCTGAACTCGGGTTCGACAGTCTGTAGGCACAAGAAGTGCCTCGAACCATTGCAGCACATAGGCTAGAGGCACCTGTGGATAACTTGCCGTGTATCTACGCTTTTTAACCTTTTTGAAGGGTAATATCCAATATTCTTGCGGGTTCCGGGACTTCAAGCAAAAAAAGAATTCTCTTTTGAGCTTCGGTTAATTCGGTTCTCTGCCAAACCTTTCCGTCTACCGATTCGTGTTCAATGAGGTGCATGGTATCCAATTCCGAACGAAGAGTAGACCATGTATTTAGAGTATTCACTTCTGCGACTCTCACAAGAAGGAGGGCTAGCCAACACAGAAGTACATGGGAACGAATTCTTTCTTCCTTACGATGGTAAACCGGTCGCAACTCCAGTGTCGTTTTTAGGGTTCTGAAGGCTCTTTCTACTTCAAGGAGCTGTTTGTAACCTAAGGCGATGTCTTCAGTGGAGAGTGTATCATCTGAGGTACGGATGAGATATTTTCCATCTAGATGTTCCATCGCTTTAACCGCTTGGGTATTTATTTTAAGATTTCCTTTGGCATCCATCTTAAGATACTTCTTGTAGGTAATATGAGTGTTGAGACGGCAATGAGCTTTGGTATGGGCTGTTCCATCTAGTTCCTTCAGTCGAGTAAGCTCGGCTCTAATCTTCTCTAAATGCTTTTCGCGTTTTACCGCATCCCTGCGTGCCTCGGCAGGATTGCGAACGAGCACATAGCGATTTCTAGCTTCTCCATCGCCGACAATGACTTCCTTCACTTCCAAGTTTTCACGCACACTACGAAAGCGACCGGGATGAGCTAAGGCTTTTTCAACTTCTGGCTTTCCTGCACTTAGTCGTTCTCCCACGATATAGTGCCCACCCGCTTGTTGTAAAGTCCGCAGATTCACCTCAGAAGAGAAACCCCGATCAGCTACGGTAATGACCCGGCCAAGCTTCCAACCGATGAGATCTCTCTTGATCTCGGGAATCACCGACATATCCGAGGTGTTTCCGGGCCACGACCAACAACGAATGGGAATCCCATCGCGGGTAACGGCCAAGCCGATCACGATTTGGGGAAGATCGGGTCGACTATCTTTCGAATGCCCTTGAAGCTTGAACTCCTCGTCATCCCACTCGTCCATTTCAAAATACGTCGAGGTGGTATCGAAGAAGAGCAGGTCGACTTCCAAATTAAAAAGGTCAGCCACCGCGTTGAAAATTTCATGTTGGAGTTCTTCCTCAGATTCTAAAAGGAAGTCCATCGCTCGATAGCAATGATGAACATCGAGCTCACGAAGCCCAGGAATAGCTACTTTCTTAGCAACCCACTCTTCCAGTCCTAATTTGCTCGAAGGAGCTAATGCCCGATTGGCAACCATAGCAAAGATGATGCGCTCCATTTCTACTCTGAATTCGCGATCCTTTAACCGCTTTCCAAGGATCTTATCGATTCCAATCCGGCGCCAAAGTCCATCAAGAAACCAGGTTCCGCCCATAGGGCGACTTGAAATGAACCGAAGCTCAGGAACCTTGTCATCAAAGAGAGTGGGCTCTTCACCAAGAAAACGCTGAATACTCCGAGAAAGTCGTCGAAGGCCGTCCATATCTAGCTCATCCATCCGTCCGAAACTATGAATCACCTCTGCCTGCGGTGTACCCGTCTTCGGATTGCGAACATTGTGAG from Desulfitobacterium dichloroeliminans LMG P-21439 encodes the following:
- a CDS encoding site-specific integrase; this translates as MHSKTAKILLRYDAYLDILEEYLNLEEFRNLSLLTISSKRVTITSFLNYLGDNKVMDFHHCLQKNVTGYLSSIANLSSSTISGRTFTLRHFFNYLSRRNLTLFSGYELFPVIFTNKRERILSFYSIEEVRRIISAIDRGTPYGKRDFIVLLLAAELGMRSGDIIRLKTSDIHWDHDTIEFVQYKTKTFNQLPLMENIKYALIDYLKNGRPESDSGYIFIGTKNGKKPLTNTCIHQIVSKYFRKANVDTSERKHGPHAMRHSLASNMLHNNTPMHVIKEVLGHSSINTTRIYLNIDVDSLRELALEVPYETV
- a CDS encoding tyrosine-type recombinase/integrase, with product MKQYETFDFPVTYRDIAMDYIDYKHSLGFNYSYIEQTKVNSMLNFIYANSKSDPILALLPELVNAYASRKGTESVQSLHARQSHIRQFALFLNLRGIPAYVYPKKLVKTTEVFVPYIFTSQEIRRILQEADTIGPNKNKFVNTPYIYPAVIRVLYGCGLRVSEALALKREHVDLDNGVLVVMNGKNNVSRLIPVSESLRQYLSLYDLKVERAGNPYFFPALHNERYSPTTIRNQFIRLQKKVGIAQLSNGKYPRVHDLRHTFSVHALEQMIHKGIDPYCSLPILSTYLGHKGIESTEKYLRLTKQYFVDILQFSSEDAEKIFPEV
- a CDS encoding tyrosine-type recombinase/integrase, which produces MQRKELSYYITIFFTEYLGNEAGLSINTVKSYRDTFILFFKYLDETKICKISKLRMDTLNADNVIGFLDWLEQSRGCSISSRNLRLAAIKAFCNYVVRKSPEESGLCQGVLSIRVKKAPQKSVEYLIVEAVEYLLKMPDSHSTRGLRDLAIIALLYESGCRVQEIIDLKVGDIAFRSPNTVKLTGKGNKARVVPLSSNVADIIKAYLNSGSTVCRHKKCLEPLQHIG
- a CDS encoding IS1634 family transposase → MYIRVTSRKNKDHSVVKYVQLAHNVRNPKTGTPQAEVIHSFGRMDELDMDGLRRLSRSIQRFLGEEPTLFDDKVPELRFISSRPMGGTWFLDGLWRRIGIDKILGKRLKDREFRVEMERIIFAMVANRALAPSSKLGLEEWVAKKVAIPGLRELDVHHCYRAMDFLLESEEELQHEIFNAVADLFNLEVDLLFFDTTSTYFEMDEWDDEEFKLQGHSKDSRPDLPQIVIGLAVTRDGIPIRCWSWPGNTSDMSVIPEIKRDLIGWKLGRVITVADRGFSSEVNLRTLQQAGGHYIVGERLSAGKPEVEKALAHPGRFRSVRENLEVKEVIVGDGEARNRYVLVRNPAEARRDAVKREKHLEKIRAELTRLKELDGTAHTKAHCRLNTHITYKKYLKMDAKGNLKINTQAVKAMEHLDGKYLIRTSDDTLSTEDIALGYKQLLEVERAFRTLKTTLELRPVYHRKEERIRSHVLLCWLALLLVRVAEVNTLNTWSTLRSELDTMHLIEHESVDGKVWQRTELTEAQKRILFLLEVPEPARILDITLQKG